One Pantanalinema sp. genomic window carries:
- a CDS encoding mechanosensitive ion channel family protein produces MPGTISASSLATLPRAIDRLDEAALAWVTTHGIGMLVTILVAFVALRFGTALIDRVQGALQESSRADQSPRRTQRSLTLTSILRSTLRAVVLFATALSLLSAVGINITPILASAGVVGLAVGFGAQSLVKDVISGFFILFEDQYGVGDVVDVDGKSGLVERMNLRITQLRNTAGELITIPNGSIKIVSNRSKEWARAVLEIGVAYDADVDHVLNVMVEEGMKLRTERPNDVLEAPEIQGIQAFEDSSIRLRVIMKTAPLQQWSIASEWRRRLKVAFEREGIEIPFPQRVLRVVPGEASPVQVLAPRGEEG; encoded by the coding sequence ATGCCAGGAACGATTTCAGCCTCATCCCTCGCCACGCTGCCCCGCGCCATCGATCGCCTCGACGAGGCCGCCCTCGCCTGGGTCACCACCCACGGCATCGGCATGCTCGTCACGATCCTGGTCGCCTTCGTGGCCCTGCGCTTCGGCACCGCCCTGATCGACCGGGTGCAGGGCGCCCTGCAGGAGTCCTCGCGCGCCGATCAGAGCCCGCGCCGCACCCAGCGCAGCCTGACGCTGACCAGCATCCTGCGCAGCACCCTGCGGGCCGTGGTCCTCTTCGCGACCGCCCTCTCGCTGCTCTCGGCCGTCGGCATCAACATCACGCCGATCCTGGCGAGCGCCGGGGTGGTGGGGCTCGCGGTCGGCTTCGGCGCCCAGAGCCTCGTCAAGGACGTGATCTCGGGCTTCTTCATCCTGTTCGAGGACCAGTACGGGGTGGGCGACGTGGTGGACGTCGACGGCAAGAGCGGCCTGGTCGAGCGCATGAACCTGCGCATCACCCAGCTGCGCAACACCGCAGGCGAGCTCATCACCATCCCCAACGGCAGCATCAAGATCGTCTCCAACCGCTCCAAGGAGTGGGCCCGCGCCGTCCTCGAGATCGGCGTGGCCTACGACGCCGACGTCGACCACGTCCTGAACGTCATGGTGGAAGAAGGGATGAAGCTGCGCACCGAGCGGCCGAACGACGTCCTGGAGGCGCCCGAGATCCAGGGCATCCAGGCCTTCGAGGACTCCAGCATCCGCCTGCGGGTCATCATGAAGACCGCGCCGCTGCAGCAGTGGTCGATCGCGAGCGAGTGGCGCCGCCGCCTCAAGGTCGCCTTCGAGCGGGAGGGCATCGAGATCCCGTTCCCGCAGCGGGTCCTGAGGGTCGTGCCGGGTGAGGCCTCCCCCGTTCAGGTCCTCGCCCCTAGGGGCGAAGAGGGCTGA